Part of the Perognathus longimembris pacificus isolate PPM17 chromosome 1, ASM2315922v1, whole genome shotgun sequence genome, GTTTTTTCAGTCATTGATTCTCGTGGTTCATTATCAGTTGAGTAAGACTGAAAATTGAGGAGGGGACAGAGGAAAATGGATGCAGACACCATCTTGCTTACAATCTTTAACCacgctatttctttctttctttctttctttctttctatttttcctttcttttttttttttctggtcctggggcttgaactcagaaacctgggcactatccctgagcctctttatactcaaggctaatgttctaccattttgaaccacaaagccacttcttgctttttctgagtagtttctggagataagagtctcacggaggactgggaatatggcctagtggtagagtgcttgcctcgcatacatgactccctgggttcaattcctcaggactgcatatatagaaaaagccagaagtggtgctgtgactcaagtggtagagtgctagccttgagcaaaaaaaaacaaaaaagaaaccagagacagtgctcaggccctgagttcaagccccaggactggcaaaaaaaaaaaaaaaaaaaagagtttcatggagtttcctgcctggtctgggctttgaactatgatccttagatctcagcctcctaagtatctaggatcacaggtgtgagccactggcacccagctaaccaCGCTATTTCTTAAAACATAGTTATTTGGAAGCCAGATGTTGATAGCTTACACTATAATCGTagttagtcaagaggctgagatctgaagatcacagttcaaaggcagcctcagtttaaaagtctaagagactcttatcaccagttaaccagcaaaagaccagaagtcgagctgggtgcaggtggcttatgcctgtcatccagctaggctgaaatctgagaatcgcaatttaaagccagctagggcaggaaagttcatgagactcttatctccaattagccaatagaaaactggaagcaCTGCTGTGGCTTAAATTGATAGAGTGCTActattgagcacaaaagctcagggacagtgcccagaccctgagttcaagctctaggaccggtACACATTTACTTTAGGACAATCGAGCATGCACTGAATGGAGTGGGGCAGGATTGACAATTCCAGGCCCCTCTGGGCTCCGTAGGTGCTATGGAGCTGCTAGACCTAAGAGTGAGCTCTGGATAAGTGTGGGTCCTGCAGAGAGTTTGCCTGGCAGCCTCGGCCTGACTCTCAgtctcagcttctttttcttaCCGAATCCTAATCCCAAAGAGGGATGGATGCAAATTTTGGTCAAGTAGGATCTGGAGATCCATATAATTCTTTCCCAGTGAGTTTTGTTACCTCTTCATAGGAATTtgttatctctctcttttttttttcttttcctatctttCCCAGTGTCCAAACACATCTTCTGGAAGGACTGGATAGAAAAAAGCTCACAAAAGTCTGCACAGCACCCTCAGCCACTGAGCCCAGAGCAAATGCTCCAGGACAATCACATCACCAACACAAAAGTCTCTGAGGTGACAGCCATGCTGCAGGAGCTCCTGGACTCTACCATGTTCAATAACAGGGAGGCCGGAGCCATCAGGTACATGGTCACTGTGGTAGAGAACCTCAACAAGGCCTTGATCCTCCAGCAAGAGGAGAATAAGAGCCTGGAGACCAAATACAGGTACCTGAAGACAGAGATGACCAAAGAGCTCACCAACCAGAAGCTGTGCTTCCAGAAGTCTACTGAAACCCTTGAGAGCAAGAGGAATGCCCTACTAAAGCAGGTGGAGATTCTAGGGAAAAAGTACCATGAACTCCTCTTGACAAAGCACGACCTTGAATTCCAACTGAAGCAGGCTCAGATTGCTATAGACCAGGCCAAAGTCCAGAAGAAGGTTTTCCTTATTCCTTTTGAGCTCCCTGAGAAAGATGCtcttctaaagaaagaaaaagccatggAAGAAACTGACCTGGAGCTCCAGGAAGGGGAGAAGTACCTGGCTTCTTTACTTTCCCCACCTCCCGTGACCTCAGCCTGGGACAGTGAGGGTACCTCTTCAACACAGTCGCTTTCCACCATGAGcccagagctgaggatcgcagatATATTCAGTGGCAAGGACACTGGGAACCTTGTGCCACTCTCAGAGGAAGACTTTCCTACAGAAGATGAGAGACTGGTGGCAGAAGGCCCAGGGCCTGaagacagagatcaggaagacCACTTCCAAGAGAAAAGAACCCAAATGAGATCTCACCTGTCCCCAGAGTCAGTGGAGAGAGAAGCTGAGCGCAGGGAGGAGGAGTTTATCTGGGAGAGACGGAGGCAGCAGTggctgcaggaggaggagagatggcTGCAGCGACAGAGGAAGTGGACCCTGCAGGAGCTAGAACACCACAACAGACTGCGACAGTGGGAGATGGAGGCAGCCGCCAggcagcagcaacaacagaaatCCTCCGGTCCTGAAGACGAGCCAAAGGAGGACAGGCGGATCTTCATCACCACCAACCGGTGGAGGAACCTGGAGAAGGCAGAGAGGTCCACCGTGCCTCCCGCAAGGCGGGCTCAGTCAGCTCGCCAAGGCAAGCGGCCACAGGCGCCTGGGACCCCCCACACCCCGCCGCGGGGACTGGGAAACCAGAGGGCAGTGAGCGCAGCAGAGCTTACCCGGACATCAAAACCCAGCCAGGTTCCCACCAGGCCCAAGAAAGCCGCTTCCTTTCCCATCACTGGGACATCCATTCGAAGGGTGACCCGGCCCTCTATGCAGAGATCAGTCATCCCCAAAGAGAAGGTATACCACATGAACATGGAGGCCCAGAGGGAGAACCTGCAGCTTCTGAGAGGCCATTCGGAGCTGGCATTGCCCAACTACCTGCGCAGCAAGGCCCTGTTGCTCATCACGACCACCATGGATCTGAGCTCTGCCAGGCTGCAGTGCCTGTGCCAGAAGTACATCCTCTACAGACACTTCCAGAGCCTCCGGTAGGTGCCCTGGCAGCCACTGggcacccacccacacccactgAAATGTGGGGCAGAGCCAAAACCCTGAAGGAGAGGAGTATTGGCAAGGAGCCAGGGGGAAATTACTCAGGCCTGGACAAGGTCTCCTGAGGGAAGGGACTGACTGGCAAAGGCTGCCTGGTCTCCACTTGGGAAACCCAAGGTATGGAAGGTGGGGCCTTTACATATTGCTTTCTTTAGGAGCTTTCCCTCCAAGCCCAttactccatttccttccttccttccttccttccttgcttccttctttcctccctccttccctctttcttccttctttccttccttcctttttgtgccagtcacaGGTCTTGAACTCACTTACTCAGCACAATCCCTGATCTGTTGTGGTTTTTTCCTTGCTtaaggctaggattctaccacttgagcctcaactccacttccagctttttggtagttaattggagataaagagtctcacagactttcctgctcagtgatccacagatcttggcctcttaggtagctaggattacaggcatgacccaccagtgcccagctctgcttctctatttcttccttgcttcctgtCATTCTATCCATCATTCACTGAATAGGCTCCCCTGATTTGCTTGACTTTCCATTTCCAGCCCAGCCCCTAGGGCTCCTCACTTCAtcctacctcctccttctctgtgcCCTACTTTCCCAGGCTCCTACCCAACTCCATTTCTCCTCTTGCTCACAAGAATTATAAAACAGACATCTCTAGTCAGCAAATTTGGGGAAGCAGAGGTTTCTCTACCCCCTAAGTTGTTTATCTTCTCTTCCCAGACAAGAGGTGACGAACCACATACAAATCTTGCGAGAATTGAGGACCCCTTACAAGATCCACAGCTTCTACATCTTACTAGAAAACATTGAGCACCAGCAGAACCTTGGCCTACAGACCTGGACAGACAGGCAGAAGGACTTGGAGGCCAAGCGCAAGGAGTGCCTGAACAGCATGGTGACCATGTTCCCCAAGGTAGGCCTGCGGCCTTGCAGCCTGCTGTCACCGGTCAGCCCAGCCAGTGACGGTGTCAGAAAGTGACCCTACAGTGGCCACTGGGGGCATGGCTAGAAGGAGGGTAGGCAGGGGCCCGGGACAGGTGGGAAATGAGAGTGCTGGTCTGGTCAAGGTCTCTGAACCAAAAAGAGGTGAAAGTgataaggaggggctgggaatgtggcttagtggtagagtgcttgcctagcatgaatgaagccctaggttccattcctcactaccacatacacagaaaaagtcagaaatgttactgtggctcaagcggttgagtgctagccttaagcaaaaagaagccagggacagtgcccaggccctgagaccaagccccaggactggcaaaaaaaaaaaaaaatgataaggaGTTTGAGATAAAGAGAGAGCTTCCAATCGATGCTGATGGTGGAGGACAAGCTTCAAAAGGAGTTGAGAGCTAGGCTAGTGGCCCGTGCTTGTggtcctagttacttgggaagctgagatctgaggattgaggtttcaaGCAagaagctgcaatctgaggactgag contains:
- the Fam186b gene encoding protein FAM186B codes for the protein MEDNSPHLVTPASVKAILSRIETAQLTRVQEGISNQLSDILGNVKSVINRFQEELGYDIKEKAIIHNAGQTGKKRHILLKKIASFSQDAKVKERHLYDILCWLSDWGGSLTYELKQSEEEEEALDEWIEVMEKVLPLSLVTTKGGIESLISLCSTLIEDQKKKARMSKHIFWKDWIEKSSQKSAQHPQPLSPEQMLQDNHITNTKVSEVTAMLQELLDSTMFNNREAGAIRYMVTVVENLNKALILQQEENKSLETKYRYLKTEMTKELTNQKLCFQKSTETLESKRNALLKQVEILGKKYHELLLTKHDLEFQLKQAQIAIDQAKVQKKVFLIPFELPEKDALLKKEKAMEETDLELQEGEKYLASLLSPPPVTSAWDSEGTSSTQSLSTMSPELRIADIFSGKDTGNLVPLSEEDFPTEDERLVAEGPGPEDRDQEDHFQEKRTQMRSHLSPESVEREAERREEEFIWERRRQQWLQEEERWLQRQRKWTLQELEHHNRLRQWEMEAAARQQQQQKSSGPEDEPKEDRRIFITTNRWRNLEKAERSTVPPARRAQSARQGKRPQAPGTPHTPPRGLGNQRAVSAAELTRTSKPSQVPTRPKKAASFPITGTSIRRVTRPSMQRSVIPKEKVYHMNMEAQRENLQLLRGHSELALPNYLRSKALLLITTTMDLSSARLQCLCQKYILYRHFQSLRQEVTNHIQILRELRTPYKIHSFYILLENIEHQQNLGLQTWTDRQKDLEAKRKECLNSMVTMFPKLQLEWNIHLNIPEVTSPKPRKCKSSSVPRPQCARSSGPMCKQPSLSKHRECTPLWMASQQGNQMDAIWKTDVASSSYPIEKKIPASQAWDQVGGHPDIPRLLARDEQASYQKDHSKPGLNSCRASMTQQRECQKPTLELAEFVSKKSTKLLLGTPQSQKNQDTASVPTPSLN